The following is a genomic window from Dehalobacter sp..
TTTACAAAGGAGGTGAGAAAATGAGTAACAACAATGAATACTTGTCGGAAATTATGACTGTTGAAGAGGTGGCTGAATTACTTCGTATAAAACGAGCCACAGCATACGAGTACGTAAAAAAGGGTTACATCCCTCATATAAAAATTGGTAAACAAATTAGGGTTGTGAGAAAGAAGCTGTTTGAAACAATGGGACTATAGCAAGGTGGTAAAATATCGGACGGGACTAGTATGTCCCGTCCGGCCAAGCTCTTTTATATATATAATAATACCGGGTTCAAAAGCCCGGTATATTAGTAATAAGTCTCCGTGATTTGGATTACCTGGACTACATAGACACTTGTAGCCTGGTTAGCAAATGCGTTAGCAAATCCTAGCATTCAAAACCCCGGAAGCCTTGATATTACTGGTGGACCTAAGGGGATTCGAACCCCTGACCTCTTGAATGCGAACCAAGCGCTCTCCCAGCTGAGCTATAGGCCCATGAGTTATTAATTTCTGAAGC
Proteins encoded in this region:
- a CDS encoding helix-turn-helix domain-containing protein: MSNNNEYLSEIMTVEEVAELLRIKRATAYEYVKKGYIPHIKIGKQIRVVRKKLFETMGL